From a single Silene latifolia isolate original U9 population chromosome 6, ASM4854445v1, whole genome shotgun sequence genomic region:
- the LOC141585781 gene encoding protein INAPERTURATE POLLEN1, with the protein MIKSIVNRFKNTRQFKDFYKDWITTLKTTLLPHLTHTLFDIATPPDPLTLATHVNLILTHFTTYFAALDAATTNDGVDQLLYPSWRSDVEKPFLWLGEFHPYIFTNLLRSFLETDDSDENDNGFDPESLNRPCNAWRNLDGSLGHKIENIECGLRLMVPAIAKRAREAQAKVVRKMAVGVDVGEVVGDVLEELTCVFLDANRLRRSVVCDIVGVLNVNQAAFFLHGLAQFYVGFWDSKLADHFNKSLGQSSF; encoded by the coding sequence atgattaaatcgataGTTAACCGATTCAAGAACACTCGACAATTCAAAGATTTCTACAAAGATTGGATCACAACCTTAAAAACCACCCTCCTTCCTCACTTAACCCATACTCTTTTCGACATCGCCACGCCGCCGGACCCACTTACCCTAGCAACCCACGTCAACCTCATCCTCACCCACTTCACCACCTACTTCGCCGCCCTCGACGCCGCCACCACCAATGACGGTGTTGATCAGCTTCTATACCCTTCATGGCGTAGCGATGTCGAAAAACCCTTCTTATGGTTAGGAGAATTCCACCCTTATATCTTCACTAATCTCCTCCGTTCATTCTTGGAAACCGACGACAGTGACGAGAACGATAATGGGTTCGACCCGGAATCGTTAAACAGGCCTTGTAATGCTTGGAGGAATTTGGATGGGTCATTAGGACATAAGATAGAAAACATTGAGTGTGGGTTAAGGTTGATGGTTCCTGCTATTGCGAAACGGGCTCGAGAGGCGCAGGCTAAGGTGGTTAGAAAGATGGCTGTTGGGGTTGATGTGGGTGAGGTGGTTGGTGATGTTCTTGAGGAATTGACTTGTGTTTTCTTGGATGCTAATAGATTGAGAAGGAGTGTTGTTTGTGATATTGTTGGTGTTTTGAATGTTAATCAAGCTGCTTTCTTTCTTCATGGACTTGCTCAGTTTTATGTCGGGTTTTGGGATTCGAAGTTGGCAGATCACTTTAACAAGTCTCTTGGCCAATCAAGTTTTTGA